In a single window of the Flavobacterium sp. W4I14 genome:
- a CDS encoding serine acetyltransferase (product_source=COG1045; cath_funfam=2.160.10.10; cog=COG1045; superfamily=51161; transmembrane_helix_parts=Inside_1_42,TMhelix_43_65,Outside_66_180) → MISEGQKQSLYIFQDWKNNKGNFKSRMIMLFYRISSIIYRYKILRFIFFWYLLLYKFAIGWLMNIGINSSAIIGKGLKIQYGFGTVIGSNTVIGENCNIRQLTNISSKIKENGSCSKAPRIGNNVDIGINVVILGDVKIGNNVIIGAGSVITKDVEDNCVMVGNTATVLKKKYIISVEKA, encoded by the coding sequence ATGATTTCTGAGGGGCAGAAACAATCACTTTATATCTTTCAGGACTGGAAGAACAATAAAGGAAATTTTAAGTCCCGTATGATCATGCTCTTCTACAGAATATCCTCAATAATATATCGGTACAAAATTTTACGGTTTATTTTTTTCTGGTACTTACTGCTCTATAAGTTTGCTATCGGCTGGTTAATGAATATAGGTATCAACTCGAGTGCTATTATTGGCAAGGGCCTTAAGATTCAATACGGTTTCGGAACGGTGATTGGCAGCAACACCGTGATCGGGGAAAACTGTAACATCAGACAGCTTACCAACATCAGTTCGAAGATAAAAGAGAATGGAAGTTGTAGCAAAGCACCAAGAATTGGTAATAATGTGGATATCGGAATTAACGTGGTGATACTCGGTGATGTGAAAATAGGCAATAATGTAATCATAGGTGCCGGTTCGGTAATAACAAAAGATGTAGAGGATAACTGCGTAATGGTAGGTAACACCGCCACCGTATTAAAGAAGAAATATATCATCTCGGTTGAAAAAGCATAA
- a CDS encoding two-component system chemotaxis response regulator CheY (product_source=KO:K03413; cath_funfam=3.40.50.2300; cog=COG0745; ko=KO:K03413; pfam=PF00072; smart=SM00448; superfamily=52172) yields the protein MKNLILKNSIKRYTKKHILLVDGGLNLGKLLNFILAPEYRLTIKTSGIDALSWLEEGNDPDLIISSLRMPYFDGSTFIQNLKCSGFYRNTPIMVLSGEENLEEKVKNMSFRIDSYMEKPFNPTVLKNQISRLIA from the coding sequence ATGAAAAATCTCATTTTAAAGAACAGTATCAAGCGTTATACAAAGAAGCATATCCTGCTGGTTGATGGAGGATTAAATCTCGGTAAATTATTGAACTTCATTTTGGCACCAGAATACAGGCTAACCATTAAAACCAGTGGAATTGATGCATTGAGCTGGCTGGAAGAGGGCAATGACCCCGATCTCATCATTTCTAGTTTAAGAATGCCCTATTTTGACGGGAGCACATTTATTCAAAACCTTAAGTGCAGCGGGTTCTACCGCAACACGCCAATAATGGTACTCTCAGGAGAAGAAAATTTGGAGGAAAAAGTAAAAAATATGTCCTTCCGGATTGATAGTTATATGGAGAAACCCTTTAATCCGACAGTTTTGAAAAATCAGATAAGCAGGTTGATCGCATAA
- a CDS encoding lipopolysaccharide/colanic/teichoic acid biosynthesis glycosyltransferase (product_source=COG2148; cath_funfam=3.40.50.2300; cog=COG2148; pfam=PF02397; superfamily=52172; transmembrane_helix_parts=Inside_1_155,TMhelix_156_178,Outside_179_357) has translation MNIPNKDSAVASVRSVYFGKLLRDTIFESLSGCTKELIFIDDFQSYIEQQTFLSLPDLVMIEVDENPECFDQVSFIRNHPILSHLIVVLIGTTENAQWRKKALQVRANDYYVHPFPQADFIARIAFLVKFKAIKPSVLEISTQLQERYKMPLSKRIFDIVASGIALLLLLPLFIIIAIMIRLESKGAIVYKSKRVGAGYRIFDFYKFRSMRSDADQMIGQLATLNQYANEGNPKGKSAFVKFSNDPRITRIGKILRKTSVDELPQLINVFIGDMSLVGNRPLPLYEAEQLTTNKWSTRFNGPAGLTGLWQISRRGKKEMSESERKELDNYYANHYSIFLDFKIILKTLPALIQKEDV, from the coding sequence ATGAATATTCCGAACAAAGATAGTGCTGTGGCCAGTGTCCGGTCAGTGTATTTTGGTAAATTGTTGAGAGACACAATATTTGAAAGCCTGAGCGGCTGCACCAAAGAACTTATTTTTATTGATGATTTTCAGTCTTATATCGAGCAGCAAACTTTTTTAAGTCTTCCTGATCTGGTAATGATTGAAGTCGATGAAAACCCGGAATGCTTTGATCAGGTTTCTTTTATCAGAAACCATCCTATACTCAGTCATCTCATTGTGGTACTTATCGGCACCACCGAAAATGCCCAGTGGAGAAAGAAAGCCCTTCAGGTTAGGGCAAACGATTATTATGTGCATCCCTTTCCGCAGGCTGACTTTATTGCCAGGATTGCCTTTTTAGTTAAGTTCAAAGCCATTAAGCCTAGTGTACTCGAAATTTCTACCCAATTGCAAGAGCGCTACAAGATGCCGCTAAGCAAGCGGATTTTCGATATTGTTGCTTCGGGAATAGCATTACTTTTATTGTTGCCGTTGTTTATCATTATTGCGATCATGATCAGGCTAGAATCGAAGGGTGCAATTGTATATAAAAGCAAACGGGTAGGCGCTGGTTATAGGATCTTCGATTTTTATAAATTCAGGTCAATGCGTAGTGATGCTGATCAGATGATCGGCCAGCTCGCAACCCTTAATCAATATGCCAATGAGGGCAACCCAAAAGGAAAATCAGCATTTGTTAAATTTTCTAATGATCCAAGGATAACAAGAATAGGGAAAATACTCAGGAAAACCAGTGTTGATGAACTTCCCCAGCTCATTAATGTATTCATCGGCGATATGTCATTGGTAGGAAACCGGCCGTTGCCGCTTTACGAGGCCGAGCAGCTTACTACCAATAAATGGTCGACCAGGTTTAACGGACCAGCGGGACTAACCGGCCTATGGCAGATCAGCCGCAGAGGAAAAAAAGAGATGTCTGAAAGTGAGCGTAAAGAACTCGATAATTATTATGCCAACCATTATTCCATTTTCCTCGACTTTAAAATTATTCTAAAAACATTACCCGCACTGATTCAGAAAGAAGATGTGTAA
- a CDS encoding outer membrane protein TolC (product_source=COG1538; cath_funfam=1.20.1600.10; cleavage_site_network=SignalP-noTM; cog=COG1538; pfam=PF02321; superfamily=56954; transmembrane_helix_parts=Inside_1_8,TMhelix_9_31,Outside_32_239): MCNQRSIKLYNLFHMKISFLLIIACSFIGLQSQAQQTVIGAVDNNDLTKYIELAKKNYAKRKVQQATSESFKQDIGAAKMSYLDMFGASYIYRPQGKTVVDPVNPYNVNGFQLGINFNLGSFLQKPYNVKKAKANYMIAKYQELDFDNALIVEVKKRYYDFLLQTSLLKVYTQSAQDSKGVAESSRYKFEKGQVTLDVYNQSRIAQTSAISLQVQAESDYLKAKDLLEEVIGQPLPEVK, from the coding sequence ATGTGTAACCAACGTTCTATTAAATTATACAATTTATTCCACATGAAAATTTCATTCTTACTTATTATAGCCTGTAGCTTTATCGGCTTGCAATCTCAAGCCCAGCAAACCGTAATCGGCGCTGTCGACAACAATGATCTTACGAAGTACATTGAACTTGCAAAAAAGAATTATGCAAAACGAAAGGTTCAGCAGGCTACCAGCGAAAGTTTTAAACAGGATATCGGCGCAGCGAAAATGTCTTACCTCGATATGTTCGGTGCATCATATATTTACCGTCCGCAGGGCAAAACTGTTGTAGATCCGGTTAATCCTTACAATGTAAATGGTTTTCAATTGGGCATTAATTTTAACCTGGGGTCGTTTTTACAAAAACCATATAACGTTAAAAAAGCCAAGGCAAACTATATGATTGCCAAATATCAGGAACTTGATTTTGACAATGCACTAATTGTTGAAGTGAAGAAGAGATATTATGATTTTTTACTGCAAACCAGCCTGCTAAAGGTTTATACCCAAAGTGCACAAGATAGCAAAGGTGTGGCTGAGAGTTCGAGGTATAAATTTGAGAAAGGCCAGGTAACACTCGATGTCTACAATCAATCTCGCATTGCCCAAACATCTGCCATTTCGTTGCAGGTGCAAGCAGAATCTGATTATTTGAAAGCCAAAGATTTATTGGAAGAGGTTATCGGTCAGCCGTTACCAGAGGTTAAATAG
- a CDS encoding succinoglycan biosynthesis transport protein ExoP (product_source=KO:K16554; cath_funfam=3.40.50.300; cog=COG0489,COG3206; ko=KO:K16554; superfamily=52540; transmembrane_helix_parts=Inside_1_12,TMhelix_13_32,Outside_33_454,TMhelix_455_477,Inside_478_710): MDIKIFLKLIKRYKWVLISAPVLVGLIAFFLVKRIPKQYYSETQISTGLLDPSKKAISNQAVDFFAVNQQFSNIIEKFGMKRMLSILTYNLMIHDLSDVKHSFRDHSKYLKSIDADAKVKIINILKAKLAARALLTLADNNGTYAIFDLAENMGYGEDALRDKLEISHAGNSDLITVGFTSENPVLSAFVVNTLSQECINIYSADVSTNQSNAAAVLDSLLKVKELDMNSKNSSLSSFKKTKGVLNLNEQSATVYNEISKYESQRAEMLRTIASNQAAIRTIIGKLRGGDSFIQGSSYSDNKAIVNLKRQLEVANNAYVDGGFKLSGQKKIDSLNRLISAKSDLNDDENVLDPRTSKQALVQQKLDLEIKLQQAKSSMQTVDQELATLRARYASMVPYDADIQNYQRDADLATKEYMAALDQSNQSKTSNSLGMHLKIEQAGLPGKALRSKKVLYVMGSSFAGFGLCFGVLLLMLVLDQKIKDVDRLKLATGSEVIGSFSKITTSERNPSFIWNDNSSTTHDNYKNEIRSLRFELLKKLDQNKEQVLGISSLLPKEGKTQLAYNLAYSFAMVGRKTLLIAEELPLENTEQKKIASSQSFQNFIVKRKLQTEDLITVMTKNAVKKSLLETQSLKNLRSAFDELRKEFDNIVIDISSLQDLNLTKEWLLFVDMSVMVFRSGNTISDDQRKHIEYIKQQQGFAGWVFYDHPIT, encoded by the coding sequence ATGGACATCAAAATATTTCTCAAACTCATTAAGCGCTACAAGTGGGTACTCATTTCCGCTCCGGTGCTGGTGGGGTTAATTGCCTTTTTTTTAGTTAAAAGAATCCCAAAACAATATTATTCTGAAACCCAGATATCAACCGGTTTGCTGGATCCGTCTAAAAAAGCCATTAGCAACCAGGCTGTCGATTTTTTTGCAGTCAATCAGCAATTTTCCAACATTATCGAAAAATTTGGTATGAAAAGGATGTTAAGCATCCTTACTTATAACCTGATGATCCACGACCTGAGCGATGTTAAACATTCTTTTAGAGATCATTCGAAGTACTTAAAGTCGATTGATGCAGATGCGAAGGTTAAAATTATTAACATATTAAAAGCCAAGCTGGCAGCAAGAGCCCTGCTTACCCTTGCAGATAACAATGGCACTTACGCGATTTTTGACCTGGCTGAAAACATGGGCTATGGGGAAGACGCATTAAGAGATAAACTCGAAATATCTCATGCAGGTAACAGTGATCTGATTACAGTTGGCTTTACCTCGGAGAATCCCGTTCTTTCCGCATTTGTGGTAAACACCCTGAGTCAGGAATGTATCAATATTTACAGCGCTGATGTTTCTACAAACCAGAGTAATGCTGCCGCGGTTTTGGATTCTTTGCTCAAGGTAAAAGAACTGGATATGAACAGTAAGAATTCTTCTCTATCCTCATTTAAGAAAACAAAAGGCGTACTAAACCTGAATGAGCAGTCGGCAACCGTTTACAATGAAATTTCTAAATACGAAAGCCAGCGTGCAGAAATGCTCCGTACCATTGCATCCAACCAGGCCGCAATACGTACCATCATCGGTAAATTAAGGGGAGGAGATTCATTTATACAGGGAAGCAGTTATAGTGACAATAAGGCTATTGTGAATTTAAAAAGACAGCTGGAAGTAGCAAATAACGCCTATGTAGATGGTGGGTTTAAGCTTTCTGGCCAAAAAAAGATAGATTCTCTAAACAGGCTGATATCCGCTAAAAGCGATTTGAACGACGATGAAAACGTATTAGATCCCCGTACTTCCAAACAGGCTTTGGTACAGCAGAAACTCGATCTGGAGATTAAGCTGCAGCAAGCCAAAAGCAGTATGCAGACTGTTGATCAGGAACTTGCTACCTTAAGGGCAAGGTATGCCAGTATGGTGCCTTACGATGCTGATATTCAGAACTACCAACGTGATGCCGATTTGGCAACCAAGGAATATATGGCAGCTTTGGATCAGTCCAATCAAAGTAAAACAAGCAACAGCCTGGGTATGCACCTTAAAATTGAGCAAGCAGGTTTGCCTGGTAAGGCATTACGCTCTAAAAAAGTGTTATATGTAATGGGATCCAGTTTTGCTGGTTTTGGCTTATGCTTTGGCGTTTTGTTGCTCATGCTGGTGCTGGATCAGAAAATAAAAGATGTAGATAGGCTCAAACTCGCAACCGGATCAGAAGTGATAGGCAGTTTTAGTAAAATTACCACGAGCGAGCGCAACCCGAGTTTCATCTGGAACGATAACAGTAGCACTACGCACGATAATTACAAGAATGAGATCAGGTCGCTCAGATTCGAGTTACTGAAAAAGTTGGATCAGAACAAAGAACAGGTACTGGGAATATCCAGTTTATTGCCTAAGGAAGGAAAAACCCAGTTGGCTTATAATCTTGCTTATTCTTTTGCAATGGTGGGCAGAAAAACCTTACTTATTGCTGAGGAACTACCCCTTGAAAACACTGAGCAAAAAAAGATCGCATCGAGCCAGAGTTTTCAGAATTTTATTGTTAAACGCAAACTGCAGACCGAAGATCTTATCACCGTAATGACTAAAAATGCAGTTAAAAAGTCGCTTTTAGAAACGCAAAGTCTTAAAAACCTTCGGAGTGCATTTGATGAGTTAAGAAAAGAATTTGATAACATTGTGATCGATATCAGCAGTCTTCAGGACCTTAACCTGACCAAAGAATGGCTTTTATTTGTAGATATGAGCGTAATGGTTTTCAGGTCGGGTAACACCATTTCGGATGACCAACGCAAACATATTGAATACATTAAACAGCAGCAGGGTTTTGCCGGTTGGGTTTTTTACGATCATCCGATAACCTAA
- a CDS encoding O-antigen ligase (product_source=COG3307; cog=COG3307; pfam=PF04932; transmembrane_helix_parts=Inside_1_4,TMhelix_5_24,Outside_25_27,TMhelix_28_50,Inside_51_62,TMhelix_63_85,Outside_86_89,TMhelix_90_107,Inside_108_113,TMhelix_114_136,Outside_137_170,TMhelix_171_188,Inside_189_208,TMhelix_209_231,Outside_232_235,TMhelix_236_258,Inside_259_296,TMhelix_297_319,Outside_320_328,TMhelix_329_351,Inside_352_363,TMhelix_364_383,Outside_384_387,TMhelix_388_405,Inside_406_425) — protein MQKSIFIVLLVYCFIFGILFREIGGLPFGIFVEGFLVLTIIATLIAKPGFDSKSINNDLFYSLLIWFTLSLLEAFNPEASLLGWVAELRSIALYPFIMTWLGLVIFKTRKDLDLFLILIISLSVMATLNGIKQLFFGLSAGENAFLQANAGTHLLWGRLRVFSFFTDAGQFGASQAHIGLIALILSFGKMKLWKRMALMASSAFCIYGMLISGTRGALFALLVGGVIAIVLSKNLKAIFLGGATAVALVSILMFTHIGDNNYQIYRLRTALNPEDASLNVRLINQNDLKSYMESRPFGGGLGSLGYNGILYNGGTYLSTFPPDSLFVKIWAMYGVVGLTIWFSIMMFILGKCCGITWSIRDKDLRIKLVALTAGFGGVLFCSYGNEVLNTMPTAIVVYLSWVFIYNAREMDRPIAEPEELNYLTA, from the coding sequence ATGCAAAAAAGCATATTTATAGTTCTTCTGGTTTACTGTTTCATTTTCGGAATACTTTTCCGTGAGATAGGGGGGCTGCCTTTCGGGATTTTTGTTGAGGGATTTCTTGTGCTCACCATTATTGCAACCCTTATCGCTAAGCCAGGTTTCGATTCTAAAAGTATCAATAACGATCTTTTCTACTCACTGCTGATATGGTTTACTTTGAGTTTACTCGAAGCATTTAATCCTGAAGCAAGTTTGCTGGGCTGGGTTGCCGAATTACGGAGTATAGCGCTGTATCCATTTATAATGACCTGGCTCGGACTTGTTATTTTTAAAACACGAAAAGACCTTGATCTTTTCCTGATCCTGATTATTTCCCTTTCGGTAATGGCAACTTTAAATGGCATTAAGCAATTGTTTTTTGGCTTATCGGCAGGAGAAAACGCTTTTCTGCAAGCCAATGCTGGTACCCACCTGCTTTGGGGAAGATTAAGGGTTTTTTCATTTTTTACCGATGCAGGCCAATTTGGGGCATCACAGGCGCATATCGGCTTAATTGCACTAATCCTCTCATTTGGTAAAATGAAGCTATGGAAACGCATGGCACTTATGGCCAGTTCGGCTTTTTGTATTTATGGCATGCTGATTTCGGGCACACGCGGCGCACTTTTTGCGCTGTTGGTAGGTGGCGTAATTGCGATTGTACTGAGTAAAAACCTGAAAGCAATTTTTCTTGGCGGTGCCACAGCAGTTGCATTGGTGAGTATTTTGATGTTTACTCATATTGGTGATAATAACTACCAGATATACCGGTTACGCACCGCCTTAAATCCTGAAGATGCCTCTCTAAATGTTAGGCTTATCAATCAAAACGATCTGAAAAGTTATATGGAAAGCCGGCCTTTTGGTGGCGGACTTGGAAGTTTGGGGTATAACGGCATACTCTATAATGGTGGTACTTATCTTTCTACCTTTCCGCCAGATAGCTTATTTGTAAAAATATGGGCCATGTATGGCGTTGTGGGCCTTACAATATGGTTTTCCATCATGATGTTTATTTTGGGAAAATGCTGTGGCATTACCTGGTCAATCCGCGATAAAGATTTACGGATCAAGCTGGTTGCGCTCACAGCAGGCTTTGGCGGCGTATTGTTTTGCAGTTACGGAAATGAAGTGCTCAATACCATGCCCACGGCCATAGTAGTATACCTTTCCTGGGTTTTTATATATAATGCTCGGGAAATGGATAGACCGATTGCCGAACCTGAAGAATTAAACTATTTAACTGCTTAA
- a CDS encoding hypothetical protein (product_source=Hypo-rule applied; transmembrane_helix_parts=Outside_1_4,TMhelix_5_22,Inside_23_34), producing the protein MPFEFFVLPGLICFTYAFYKALGNAKKTQTRHDQ; encoded by the coding sequence ATGCCATTTGAATTTTTTGTTTTACCCGGATTGATATGTTTTACCTATGCTTTTTATAAAGCATTGGGAAATGCTAAAAAAACACAAACCCGCCATGATCAATAA
- a CDS encoding cellulose synthase/poly-beta-1,6-N-acetylglucosamine synthase-like glycosyltransferase (product_source=COG1215; cath_funfam=3.90.550.10; cog=COG1215; pfam=PF13641; superfamily=53448; transmembrane_helix_parts=Outside_1_19,TMhelix_20_42,Inside_43_298,TMhelix_299_321,Outside_322_330,TMhelix_331_351,Inside_352_396), whose translation MLKKHKPAMINNLLNLFWLLLQVLTGYNLVLPLLMVVFSVFVRNRIKKPLLKQTPDYAIIVTAYEQTDYLQQVVKSLLDLNYSNYMIYIVADNCSAAVLTFNSNRVLVLRPPHTLASNVKSHDYAIKHFTRAHDIITIIDSDNLVHPEYINELNQYFDQGFEAVQGLRAAKNLNSTYACLDAARDLYYHFYDGELLFKLGSSATLAGSGMAFKADLYRESIAALDFHGAGFDKVVQAGILLSGRRIAFAKNAVVYDEKTVNSAQLVNQRARWINTWFRFCGYGLKIIGKGIKRMNLNQLLFGIILLRPPLFIFLILSVFFLMINLLTGSVAAVYWILAIFSFLISFLIALLRQPTDARIYRSLAGIPKFIYYQVVSLIYARSANKRSVATKHIIQP comes from the coding sequence ATGCTAAAAAAACACAAACCCGCCATGATCAATAACCTCCTTAACCTGTTTTGGTTGCTGCTTCAGGTTTTAACAGGATACAATCTGGTGCTTCCATTGTTAATGGTTGTCTTCTCTGTTTTTGTGCGTAACAGGATAAAAAAACCGTTGCTTAAGCAAACACCCGATTATGCAATTATTGTAACCGCTTACGAACAAACAGATTATCTGCAACAGGTTGTTAAATCTTTGCTCGATCTTAACTACAGTAACTACATGATTTATATCGTTGCAGATAATTGTTCAGCAGCCGTATTAACATTCAATTCTAACCGTGTACTGGTTTTAAGGCCTCCACATACGCTCGCCAGTAACGTAAAATCCCATGATTATGCGATTAAACACTTCACGAGAGCGCACGATATTATTACCATCATCGATAGTGATAATCTGGTGCATCCTGAATATATTAATGAGCTAAACCAATATTTCGACCAGGGCTTTGAAGCGGTACAGGGATTAAGGGCAGCGAAAAATCTGAACAGTACTTATGCCTGCCTGGATGCGGCGAGAGATCTTTATTATCATTTTTATGACGGCGAGCTGCTGTTTAAACTTGGCTCATCGGCAACATTAGCGGGATCGGGAATGGCATTTAAAGCCGATTTGTACCGTGAATCTATTGCGGCGCTTGATTTTCATGGTGCCGGATTCGATAAGGTGGTTCAGGCAGGCATTCTGCTTTCAGGAAGAAGAATCGCATTTGCAAAAAATGCGGTTGTATATGACGAAAAAACAGTTAATTCTGCTCAGCTTGTTAATCAACGCGCCCGGTGGATCAATACATGGTTCCGTTTCTGCGGTTATGGATTAAAAATTATTGGTAAGGGAATAAAAAGGATGAATTTAAACCAGTTGCTTTTTGGCATTATTCTGCTCAGGCCGCCTTTATTTATTTTTCTTATTCTATCGGTGTTTTTCCTGATGATCAATTTGTTAACAGGAAGTGTAGCCGCGGTTTACTGGATCCTTGCGATTTTTAGCTTTCTAATCAGTTTTTTAATTGCCTTGCTCAGACAGCCAACTGATGCCCGCATCTACAGGTCACTGGCAGGTATTCCAAAATTTATTTATTACCAGGTAGTTTCACTTATTTACGCCAGAAGTGCGAATAAGCGATCGGTAGCTACCAAACATATTATTCAACCCTAA
- a CDS encoding teichuronic acid biosynthesis glycosyltransferase TuaH (product_source=KO:K16699; cog=COG0438; ko=KO:K16699; pfam=PF13692; superfamily=53756) yields the protein MENLDIIVVGQQGWDTKIGSNCKDIAVEFSANNRVLYVNPSLDRITKWRNGKNKEVIEKLDVISGRKNGLEKVNEKLYVLNCDCLLESINFLPPGQIYNYLNRLNNERLFKAIKKVTDSLSFKNDVLFNDSDMFRSFFLKHLLKPKLSIYYSRDNMLATDYYKKHGAYMEPKIIAQSDLCFANSAYLERYCQKYNPNSYNVGQGCDFMAFDGFVPGSGQKKLAHIAHPRIGYVGVLTAARLDISLIANIAVSKPEWNVVLVGPEDTSFQDSDLHQLPNVHFLGAKPVTELPGFIDEFDICINPQLVNALTIGNYPRKIDEYLAFGKPTIATKTDAMEPFCDYVLLANDAEGYCNGIAELLKEEDSVLMDKRKAFARSHTWKNSVGMMYQFMKKVNPVTL from the coding sequence TTGGAAAACTTAGATATTATCGTTGTCGGTCAGCAAGGCTGGGATACCAAAATAGGGAGTAATTGCAAAGACATTGCCGTAGAGTTTTCGGCCAATAACCGTGTTTTATATGTAAACCCTTCACTCGATCGGATTACAAAATGGCGTAACGGTAAAAACAAAGAGGTTATTGAAAAACTTGATGTTATTTCGGGCAGGAAAAACGGTCTCGAAAAAGTTAATGAAAAATTATATGTTTTAAATTGCGATTGCCTGTTAGAATCCATTAACTTCTTACCGCCAGGGCAAATTTATAACTACCTCAACAGGCTAAATAATGAAAGGTTGTTTAAGGCCATTAAAAAAGTAACTGATAGTTTATCCTTCAAAAACGATGTGCTGTTTAATGATAGCGACATGTTCAGAAGTTTCTTTCTGAAGCACTTGTTAAAACCAAAATTGAGTATCTATTACTCACGCGATAATATGCTCGCTACAGATTATTATAAAAAACACGGGGCCTATATGGAACCTAAAATAATTGCCCAAAGCGATTTATGTTTTGCCAACTCTGCCTATCTGGAGCGTTATTGCCAAAAATATAACCCCAATTCGTACAATGTAGGGCAGGGTTGTGATTTTATGGCTTTCGATGGATTTGTTCCTGGTAGCGGGCAAAAAAAGTTAGCGCATATCGCACATCCAAGGATTGGCTATGTTGGCGTATTAACCGCTGCCAGGCTCGATATTTCACTCATTGCGAATATCGCTGTTTCTAAACCAGAGTGGAATGTTGTACTGGTTGGGCCCGAAGATACCAGCTTTCAGGATAGTGACTTACACCAGTTGCCAAACGTTCATTTTTTAGGGGCGAAGCCTGTAACTGAGCTGCCTGGTTTTATTGATGAATTCGATATCTGCATTAATCCTCAGTTGGTTAATGCGCTTACTATTGGTAACTACCCAAGAAAAATTGATGAATACCTTGCATTTGGAAAACCAACAATTGCCACCAAAACTGATGCGATGGAGCCATTTTGCGATTATGTGCTTTTGGCGAATGATGCTGAAGGTTATTGCAATGGTATAGCAGAACTTTTGAAAGAAGAAGATAGCGTTTTGATGGATAAAAGAAAGGCTTTTGCCAGGTCGCATACCTGGAAAAATTCTGTTGGGATGATGTACCAGTTTATGAAAAAAGTTAATCCCGTTACTCTATGA